A genomic segment from Nitrospira sp. MA-1 encodes:
- a CDS encoding type II toxin-antitoxin system ParD family antitoxin: protein MATMNVSVPDPMKDWVQGQIGTGKYANASDYVRNLIRRDQEKIEVLRKTLLEGERSGVSRRKVEDIMNDVKKRRVDNE, encoded by the coding sequence ATGGCAACAATGAATGTGTCGGTTCCCGATCCCATGAAGGACTGGGTGCAGGGCCAAATTGGGACGGGAAAATATGCCAACGCCAGCGATTACGTGCGCAATCTGATCCGGCGGGATCAAGAAAAAATCGAGGTGTTACGGAAAACACTTCTCGAAGGAGAGCGTAGCGGTGTGAGCCGCCGGAAGGTTGAAGACATTATGAACGATGTCAAAAAACGACGTGTAGACAATGAGTGA
- a CDS encoding type II toxin-antitoxin system RelE/ParE family toxin — protein sequence MSEYQLSKKADQDLQRTYEFSIQQFGQNVADEYFLSLRDCLMQVADSPTLGQDCSEIVPELCRFECGPHSIFYKTGKKRIVIIRVIHQSMNPDIHM from the coding sequence ATGAGTGAGTATCAACTTTCGAAAAAGGCAGACCAGGACCTCCAGAGAACCTACGAATTTTCCATCCAGCAATTCGGGCAAAACGTGGCGGATGAATATTTCCTTTCCCTCAGAGATTGCCTGATGCAGGTGGCCGATAGTCCAACATTGGGACAGGATTGCAGTGAAATTGTGCCGGAATTGTGCCGGTTCGAATGTGGCCCCCACTCCATTTTTTATAAGACGGGAAAGAAGCGTATTGTGATCATCAGAGTCATACACCAAAGTATGAACCCGGACATACACATGTAA
- a CDS encoding class I SAM-dependent methyltransferase, whose protein sequence is MKYCLQLQDQQWQLIDQDEPDLTPVVIDFVSGKTAYRRKYGHAGGEAISKAVGIKKGKRPTIVDATAGLGRDAFVLATMGCRVHMIERSDMISKLLEDGLRRAVADEKIGALIKDKLSLTCGDSRQALLHVPFAPEVIYVDPMFPLKDKSALVKKDMRIVQDIVGHDTDADELLKVALTIATNRVVVKRPAYADYLAGIKPQTSIKTKKHRFDIYLTPRPVEHGHPKRNERSG, encoded by the coding sequence ATGAAGTATTGTCTTCAATTACAAGATCAACAATGGCAATTGATCGATCAGGATGAGCCGGACCTGACGCCGGTGGTCATTGACTTTGTGTCCGGGAAAACCGCGTATCGAAGAAAATATGGCCACGCCGGTGGCGAGGCCATTAGTAAAGCGGTCGGCATCAAAAAAGGCAAACGACCGACGATAGTGGATGCCACCGCCGGGTTGGGGCGTGATGCCTTTGTGCTGGCGACGATGGGATGCCGCGTGCATATGATCGAGCGATCGGACATGATCAGCAAACTCTTAGAAGACGGATTACGTCGTGCCGTAGCAGATGAGAAAATTGGCGCGCTCATCAAAGACAAGCTATCCCTTACTTGTGGGGATAGCCGTCAGGCCCTGCTCCATGTCCCGTTTGCACCCGAAGTCATTTATGTCGATCCCATGTTTCCCCTCAAGGACAAATCGGCGCTCGTAAAAAAAGACATGCGAATTGTCCAGGATATCGTCGGGCATGATACAGATGCCGATGAATTACTGAAGGTAGCCCTCACGATTGCCACCAACCGGGTGGTCGTCAAACGCCCGGCCTATGCCGATTATCTTGCCGGTATCAAACCCCAGACCTCGATCAAAACAAAAAAACACCGCTTCGACATCTATCTCACTCCCCGTCCGGTAGAACATGGTCATCCTAAGCGAAATGAAAGATCCGGCTAA
- the pepN gene encoding aminopeptidase N — translation MSEVNSVTYLKDYTQPDYWVTHVDLTFDLRDGETLVSAKLQVKKNGSHDHPLVLDGEELELLEVKLNGLAIPKRANLTEGYIVDQRSLSLQPTGDAFTLETHVKIHPEQNTALEGLYKSGGNWCTQCEAEGFRRITFFPDRSDNMATYTTKIIADQIAAPVLLSNGNLVDHGPLDNQRHYAVWEDPFPKPSYLFALVGGDLACIDDTFVTASGRQVMLCIYADEKDLDKLDHAMASLKRAMTWDEEVYGREYDLDLFNIVAVDDFNMGAMENKSLNIFNTKYVLAHPSTATDADYQGVEGVIAHEYFHNWTGNRVTCRDWFQLCLKEGLTVFRDQEFSGDMGSQAVNRIDNVRSLRMSQFPEDAGPMAHPPRPNQFVTINNFYTATVYSKGAELNRMLHTLLGKEDFRKASDKYFERFDGQAVTVEDWVHCMEEASGRDLSQFMLWYTQAGTPTVKADWSWDQARQMFTLTLEQIVPTIQNQSNGQPRHIPVKYGLIGPDGEDVSQGMLELTQAKQTFTFENIPSDSVPSLFRHFSAPVNLEAPYTDDQLRHLMVHDRDGFNQWEAGNRFLTTKLMDQIDRDERGEDILVGEDVLDSFRRILQRTDMDQELMSLALSLPVYQELAPNRTVINPQAILKVRKTFLETIGRELHDKFLEIYHTNYDPGKAYDRADAGRRSLQNTALAYLSHSGDSDVAKLAVKQYNQANNMTDRYAAMSIIINMDEAQSYRDDVTQHFYNQFANDALVVDKWMGAFARSQNDNILQIVKDLTGHEAFTHPTPNRMRALYGTFSHGNPKGFHAEDGSGYAFVADFLMELDAKNPQVASRMIGAFEKFRQHRLDLQNKMEAQLRRIAEMKSLSTDLSEKLERYLGKETFSQLRAGKEDAKPPSPA, via the coding sequence GTGTCTGAGGTAAATTCCGTGACATATTTGAAAGACTATACGCAGCCTGATTATTGGGTCACACATGTTGATCTGACATTTGATCTTCGCGATGGAGAAACGTTGGTCAGCGCCAAGTTACAGGTGAAAAAAAATGGCAGTCATGATCACCCGTTGGTCCTTGATGGCGAAGAACTGGAATTGCTGGAGGTGAAACTCAATGGCCTCGCGATCCCCAAGAGGGCCAATCTGACAGAAGGCTACATCGTTGATCAAAGGTCCCTTTCCCTCCAACCCACAGGTGACGCCTTTACGCTCGAAACGCATGTCAAAATTCACCCCGAACAGAACACCGCCCTTGAAGGCCTGTATAAATCAGGGGGCAACTGGTGCACGCAATGTGAGGCCGAAGGGTTCCGGCGGATCACCTTTTTCCCCGACCGCTCGGATAATATGGCGACATACACCACGAAGATTATTGCCGATCAAATTGCGGCCCCGGTTCTCCTTTCTAACGGGAACCTCGTCGATCATGGGCCACTGGATAATCAACGGCATTATGCGGTGTGGGAGGATCCTTTTCCCAAACCCAGTTATTTATTTGCCCTTGTCGGGGGTGACCTCGCATGCATTGACGATACCTTCGTGACAGCCAGCGGGCGCCAAGTGATGTTGTGTATTTATGCGGATGAAAAAGACCTCGATAAACTTGATCATGCCATGGCCTCCCTGAAACGTGCGATGACATGGGACGAAGAGGTGTATGGTCGTGAATATGATCTTGACCTGTTCAATATTGTGGCGGTTGACGATTTCAATATGGGGGCCATGGAAAACAAGTCCCTGAATATTTTCAACACGAAGTATGTGTTGGCGCATCCTTCTACGGCGACCGATGCCGATTATCAAGGAGTGGAAGGGGTGATTGCCCACGAATATTTTCACAATTGGACCGGCAACCGGGTGACATGCCGGGACTGGTTTCAGTTGTGTTTAAAAGAAGGCTTGACGGTCTTCAGGGATCAGGAATTTTCCGGGGATATGGGTTCGCAAGCGGTCAATCGTATCGATAACGTCCGAAGCCTCCGGATGAGTCAATTCCCCGAAGATGCCGGGCCGATGGCCCATCCACCACGACCCAATCAATTTGTCACCATCAATAACTTTTACACCGCCACCGTCTACAGCAAGGGTGCGGAGCTCAATAGGATGTTGCATACCCTATTGGGCAAGGAAGATTTCCGTAAAGCGTCGGATAAGTATTTTGAACGGTTCGACGGGCAAGCGGTCACGGTTGAAGATTGGGTGCATTGTATGGAAGAGGCCTCCGGTCGGGACCTCAGCCAGTTCATGCTCTGGTACACCCAGGCAGGCACACCCACAGTGAAAGCCGATTGGTCATGGGATCAGGCGAGGCAAATGTTCACCCTCACGCTCGAACAAATTGTCCCAACCATACAGAATCAATCAAACGGTCAACCCAGACACATTCCCGTGAAATATGGATTGATAGGACCCGATGGCGAGGATGTCAGTCAAGGAATGCTGGAGCTCACGCAAGCGAAACAGACATTTACCTTCGAGAATATCCCATCTGACTCTGTCCCTTCGCTTTTCCGCCATTTTTCCGCTCCGGTCAATCTGGAGGCTCCGTATACAGACGACCAATTGCGACATCTGATGGTGCATGACCGTGATGGATTCAATCAGTGGGAAGCAGGCAATCGATTCCTCACCACCAAACTCATGGATCAAATTGATCGTGACGAACGCGGAGAAGACATCCTCGTTGGCGAAGATGTCCTGGATTCATTTCGTAGGATTTTGCAACGAACAGATATGGACCAGGAACTCATGAGCCTGGCTCTCAGCCTGCCCGTCTATCAGGAACTGGCTCCTAACCGGACGGTGATTAATCCGCAAGCGATTCTCAAAGTACGCAAAACATTTCTGGAAACAATCGGCCGTGAGCTTCACGATAAGTTTCTCGAGATTTACCACACCAACTATGATCCCGGGAAGGCATATGATCGTGCGGATGCCGGCCGCCGCAGCCTGCAAAACACCGCGCTCGCGTATTTGTCGCATTCAGGAGACTCAGACGTGGCCAAGCTGGCCGTGAAGCAATATAACCAGGCCAACAATATGACCGACCGCTATGCGGCTATGTCAATCATCATCAATATGGATGAGGCGCAATCCTATCGAGACGACGTGACCCAACATTTTTACAATCAATTTGCCAATGATGCGTTAGTCGTCGATAAGTGGATGGGGGCATTCGCGAGATCACAGAACGATAATATTCTCCAGATCGTAAAAGACCTGACAGGACATGAGGCCTTTACACACCCCACCCCGAACAGAATGCGAGCGTTGTATGGGACTTTTTCGCATGGCAACCCCAAAGGTTTTCATGCCGAAGACGGATCAGGGTATGCCTTTGTCGCGGACTTTCTCATGGAACTGGATGCCAAAAACCCCCAAGTGGCCTCAAGAATGATTGGGGCATTCGAAAAATTCCGACAACATCGATTGGATTTACAAAACAAAATGGAAGCACAACTCCGTCGAATAGCCGAAATGAAGAGTCTTTCAACCGATCTCAGTGAAAAGCTGGAGCGGTATTTGGGTAAGGAGACATTTAGCCAGCTCAGGGCTGGGAAAGAGGATGCCAAACCACCATCTCCGGCATAA
- a CDS encoding alkene reductase — MSALFQPLNLGAILLKHRVVMAPLTRLRSQQPDDVPHGLNAEYYGQRASDGGLIITEATDTSEQARGYPGAPGIYTADQVRGWHGVTEAVHAKQGFIFSQIWHTGRISHSSMQPGGRLPGAPSAVVAAGNHMDRQGNVVPFETPRALTLGEIEEIIGDFRKAAEHGLTAGFDGVEIHSANGYLIDQFLQDHTNRREDAYGGSIENRTRFLLEIVEQVTGVFGHDRVGVRIAPWGVSADIRDSDPQALFSHVAVELGKRKLAYLHIVEPRANQRSDTNALDPNAPDASSRFKGLFGGPVIAAGGFTQETAESVIHARHADAVAFGRLFIANPDLPDRFRLGGPLNPYDRATFYGGDARGYTDYPYLDTATPDSSPKTVTRQ, encoded by the coding sequence ATGTCGGCACTTTTTCAACCCCTTAACCTTGGGGCGATTCTTCTCAAGCATCGGGTGGTGATGGCACCCTTGACCCGGCTTCGCAGTCAGCAACCGGATGACGTTCCCCACGGGCTGAATGCGGAATATTATGGGCAACGGGCGAGCGACGGCGGGCTCATTATCACCGAGGCGACGGATACCTCTGAACAGGCCCGTGGCTATCCCGGTGCGCCGGGGATTTATACGGCGGATCAGGTGAGGGGCTGGCACGGGGTGACCGAGGCGGTGCATGCCAAGCAGGGCTTTATCTTTTCGCAGATTTGGCACACCGGACGTATTTCCCACAGTTCGATGCAGCCGGGCGGACGGCTGCCCGGCGCTCCCTCGGCTGTTGTTGCGGCGGGCAATCATATGGACCGGCAGGGCAATGTCGTTCCCTTCGAAACCCCTCGCGCGCTGACCCTTGGGGAAATTGAAGAGATTATCGGTGATTTCCGCAAGGCGGCCGAGCATGGGCTGACGGCCGGATTTGATGGTGTCGAGATTCATTCCGCTAATGGCTATCTCATTGATCAATTTCTGCAGGATCATACGAACCGGCGCGAGGATGCCTATGGCGGGTCCATTGAAAATCGCACGCGGTTTCTGCTTGAGATTGTCGAACAGGTGACGGGGGTGTTCGGCCACGACCGCGTCGGGGTGAGGATTGCGCCATGGGGTGTGTCGGCCGACATCCGCGATAGTGATCCCCAGGCGCTGTTCTCGCATGTCGCGGTGGAGCTTGGCAAAAGAAAGCTGGCTTATCTGCACATCGTGGAACCCCGTGCGAATCAGCGCAGCGATACGAATGCGCTTGATCCCAATGCTCCCGATGCCTCTTCCCGTTTTAAGGGTTTATTCGGCGGACCGGTCATTGCCGCCGGTGGCTTTACTCAGGAAACTGCTGAATCCGTGATTCACGCCCGCCATGCCGATGCCGTGGCGTTTGGCCGGTTATTTATCGCCAATCCGGATCTTCCCGATCGCTTTCGTTTGGGGGGTCCTCTCAATCCCTATGACCGCGCTACCTTTTATGGGGGAGATGCCCGGGGATATACGGATTATCCGTATCTTGATACCGCAACGCCTGACTCCTCTCCGAAAACGGTTACCCGCCAATAG
- a CDS encoding type II toxin-antitoxin system VapB family antitoxin, translating to MRTTLNIDNDLLKKASKLTGIEEKTALVRLGLEALISKEAAHRLAQLGGSERQLKLPPRRRSIPKP from the coding sequence ATGAGAACGACTTTAAATATTGACAATGACCTGCTAAAAAAAGCCTCGAAATTAACCGGCATTGAGGAAAAAACCGCATTAGTTCGGTTAGGGCTTGAGGCGCTTATTTCCAAAGAGGCAGCCCACCGCTTGGCCCAACTTGGAGGATCAGAAAGGCAACTGAAGTTGCCTCCGCGACGGCGATCAATCCCCAAGCCATGA
- a CDS encoding PIN domain-containing protein, with protein MILVDTSIWVNHLRAGSPRLVSFLQESLVLTHSAVIGELACGMLKNRFEILALLQALPKAQIADDHEVLHLLETQKLYGAGLGWVDCHLLASAQLTGCGMWTADGALQKAAIKLHLQVYE; from the coding sequence ATGATTCTCGTCGACACCTCCATCTGGGTGAACCATCTCAGAGCAGGAAGTCCCCGTCTGGTATCCTTCCTCCAGGAAAGTTTGGTCCTAACCCATTCCGCTGTCATTGGAGAACTGGCGTGCGGAATGTTAAAAAATCGTTTCGAGATCTTAGCGTTACTCCAGGCGCTTCCTAAGGCTCAAATAGCCGACGATCACGAAGTCCTTCACTTACTGGAAACTCAAAAATTATATGGAGCAGGACTGGGATGGGTCGACTGTCATCTCCTGGCTTCCGCTCAACTAACAGGGTGTGGCATGTGGACTGCTGATGGTGCTCTTCAAAAAGCTGCAATTAAACTACATCTTCAAGTCTACGAATAA
- a CDS encoding type II toxin-antitoxin system HicB family antitoxin, with protein sequence MEYPIVIEQDPEAGGYVVYCPTLKGCVSQGETEEEALDNIKDAIKTYLESIEDLKRRKKLRTVEVTV encoded by the coding sequence ATGGAATATCCAATCGTTATCGAACAAGACCCTGAAGCCGGGGGGTATGTCGTCTATTGTCCCACGTTAAAAGGGTGTGTTTCACAAGGGGAGACTGAGGAAGAAGCCCTGGATAATATCAAGGATGCCATTAAGACCTACCTCGAAAGTATTGAAGATTTAAAACGACGAAAGAAGCTGCGGACCGTCGAAGTCACGGTATGA
- a CDS encoding type II toxin-antitoxin system HicA family toxin → MTKLPQVSHERVVRALKRAGFYLLREGKHISMTDDKHIVIIPRQHVIKPGTLKQILDAAEISSEQFRELL, encoded by the coding sequence ATGACCAAACTCCCGCAGGTCTCTCATGAACGCGTCGTGAGAGCCCTCAAGCGTGCAGGATTTTACCTCCTTCGAGAAGGCAAGCACATTTCCATGACCGACGATAAACATATCGTCATCATTCCTCGCCAGCATGTCATCAAACCGGGCACATTGAAACAGATCCTGGACGCGGCGGAAATATCCTCCGAACAGTTCCGGGAACTTCTCTAG
- a CDS encoding DEAD/DEAH box helicase family protein, which yields MNPPDKKTLSERDICTKFITPAVEQAGWDVLAQVREEVSFTDGRIIVRGKLVTRGKAKRADYILYYKPNIPIALIEAKDNSYAVGGGMQQALEYAKTLDIPFVFSSNGDAFLFHDRTGQNEKTESELSLNAFPSPEALWEKYRAWKGLAPAQEEIVLQNYYDDASGKEPRYYQRIAINHTIEAIAKGQDRLLLVMATGTGKTYTAFQIIWRLWKAKRKKRILYLADRNVLIDQTMVNDFRPFGKTMAKLSTGSKTIEREDGNVVELTTAVDKKHRRIDTSYEIYLGLYQAITGPEESQKLFRELSPDFFDLIVIDECHRGSAADDSAWREILDYFSSATQIGMTATPKETEYVSNIHYFGPPVYTYSLREGIRDGFLAPYKVVKVHLDVDVEGYRPIKGESDKYGNEIEDRIYNQKDYDRTLVIDERTKRVAHKVSQFLKEGGDRFQKTIIFCVDVEHAARMRQALINENQDMIQQNSRYVMRITGDDAEGCAQIGNFIDPEAKYPVIVTTSRLLSTGVDAQTCRLIVLDREVGSMTEFKQIVGRGTRVHAETNKFYFTLIDFRKATNHFADPDFDGEPVQIYEPGENDPVAPPDDVAPPIDEEEPIPLQPSDEETVILDPEKPDITIPPGRNQPRKYYIHGEKVSIVAERIEYLDEYGKLVTETLRDYSKKTLRNHYASLDTFLKQWNHTERKQAIIEELENEGVFLEPLADEVGKDLDPFDLICHVAFDQPPLTRRERVENIRKRDIFSKYGAQARAVLEALLQKYQDEGVTSLDDPRILKIAPFDTMGTPIELLKTFGGRPGFEKAVHELQHALYEGAA from the coding sequence ATGAACCCGCCCGACAAGAAGACGCTGTCTGAACGCGACATCTGCACCAAGTTCATCACGCCCGCCGTCGAGCAGGCGGGATGGGACGTCCTGGCCCAAGTCCGTGAAGAAGTCTCCTTCACGGACGGCCGAATCATCGTCCGTGGCAAACTCGTCACCCGCGGCAAAGCCAAACGCGCCGACTACATTCTCTACTACAAGCCGAACATCCCCATCGCCCTGATCGAGGCAAAGGACAACAGTTACGCCGTTGGCGGCGGCATGCAACAAGCACTGGAGTACGCCAAGACCCTCGATATTCCATTCGTCTTCTCATCAAACGGTGACGCCTTCCTCTTCCATGACCGAACGGGGCAGAACGAGAAAACAGAGTCCGAACTCTCCCTCAACGCCTTCCCATCACCGGAAGCACTGTGGGAGAAATACCGCGCATGGAAAGGTCTGGCCCCGGCGCAGGAAGAAATCGTGCTTCAAAACTATTACGACGACGCGAGTGGCAAGGAGCCGCGCTACTATCAACGCATCGCCATCAACCACACCATCGAAGCCATCGCCAAGGGCCAGGATCGGCTCCTCCTCGTCATGGCCACGGGTACCGGCAAGACCTACACGGCCTTTCAAATCATTTGGCGCTTGTGGAAGGCCAAGCGCAAGAAACGCATCCTCTACCTGGCGGACCGCAATGTCCTGATCGACCAAACCATGGTCAACGACTTTCGCCCCTTTGGAAAGACCATGGCCAAACTCAGCACCGGATCCAAGACGATCGAGCGCGAGGATGGCAACGTGGTTGAGCTGACGACCGCTGTGGACAAAAAGCATCGACGCATCGACACCTCCTATGAAATCTACCTCGGTCTCTATCAGGCCATCACAGGCCCCGAGGAATCCCAAAAACTCTTCCGGGAACTCTCGCCCGACTTCTTTGACCTCATCGTCATCGACGAATGTCATCGCGGCAGCGCGGCAGATGATTCCGCCTGGCGGGAGATTCTCGACTACTTCTCCAGCGCCACCCAGATCGGGATGACGGCCACGCCGAAGGAAACCGAATACGTCTCGAACATCCATTACTTCGGCCCACCCGTCTACACCTACTCATTAAGGGAAGGCATCCGCGATGGCTTCCTGGCTCCCTATAAGGTAGTCAAAGTCCATTTGGATGTAGACGTGGAAGGCTACCGCCCGATCAAAGGAGAGTCGGACAAGTATGGCAATGAGATCGAAGATCGGATCTATAACCAGAAGGATTACGATCGAACCCTCGTCATCGACGAGCGCACCAAGCGCGTCGCCCACAAAGTGAGCCAATTCTTAAAAGAAGGCGGCGACCGCTTTCAAAAGACCATCATCTTCTGTGTGGACGTCGAGCATGCCGCCCGCATGCGCCAAGCCCTCATCAACGAAAACCAGGATATGATCCAGCAAAACAGCCGCTATGTCATGCGGATTACCGGCGATGATGCCGAAGGCTGCGCACAGATTGGCAACTTCATTGACCCGGAGGCCAAATACCCCGTCATCGTCACGACTTCACGACTGCTCTCCACCGGGGTCGATGCTCAGACGTGCCGCCTCATCGTCCTTGACCGGGAAGTCGGCTCCATGACTGAGTTCAAACAAATCGTCGGGCGCGGAACCCGCGTACATGCGGAAACCAACAAGTTCTATTTCACCCTCATCGATTTCCGCAAGGCCACCAACCATTTCGCCGATCCCGACTTCGACGGCGAACCCGTGCAGATCTACGAACCTGGGGAGAACGACCCGGTGGCACCACCCGACGATGTCGCACCGCCAATTGATGAGGAAGAGCCCATTCCGCTACAGCCTAGCGACGAAGAAACGGTTATCCTGGACCCCGAAAAGCCGGACATCACGATCCCACCTGGCAGGAATCAACCGCGCAAATACTATATTCATGGTGAGAAAGTCAGTATTGTGGCTGAGCGAATCGAATATCTGGATGAATACGGCAAGCTCGTCACCGAAACCCTGCGCGACTATTCCAAGAAAACGCTACGAAATCACTATGCCAGCCTCGATACGTTTCTCAAGCAGTGGAACCACACCGAACGCAAGCAGGCCATTATCGAGGAACTGGAAAACGAAGGGGTTTTCCTCGAACCATTGGCCGACGAAGTGGGAAAGGATCTCGATCCGTTCGACCTCATCTGCCACGTGGCGTTCGACCAGCCGCCGCTCACCAGACGCGAGCGCGTGGAGAATATCCGCAAACGCGATATCTTCAGCAAATACGGCGCGCAAGCCCGCGCGGTACTGGAAGCCCTGCTGCAAAAGTATCAGGACGAAGGCGTCACAAGCCTCGACGATCCACGTATCTTAAAAATAGCACCGTTCGATACTATGGGCACTCCCATTGAATTACTCAAAACCTTTGGCGGACGGCCCGGCTTTGAAAAGGCCGTCCATGAACTGCAACATGCACTCTATGAGGGAGCAGCCTAA
- a CDS encoding class I SAM-dependent DNA methyltransferase — protein sequence MSVRNTVKSIQDIMRQDSGVDGDAQRISQLCWMFFLKIIDDQDQELEMMQEGYRSPIPKNFQWRTWAANPEGITGDELMAFLNDELFPSLKELSGTAKDGRRRVVRDVFEDAYNYMKSGQLMRQVINKIDGIDFNNLSERQHFGDIYEQILNDLQSAGNAGEYYTPRAVTAFMADRIDPHPGEILLDPACGTGGFLTCALRHMRDRYVKTPKEEQKMQQALRACEKKQLPHMLCVTNMLLHGIDDPSFVRHDNTLARPYISYGQSDRVDIVLTNPPFGGKEEDGIESNFPKHFQTRETADLFLALIVRLLRSGGRAAVVLPDGSLFGEGVKTRLKEHLMEECNLHTIVRLPNSVFKPYAGIGTNLLFFEKGEPTKDIWFYEHRIPDGQKAYSMTRPIRFEHLKPCIDWWGGAKRKGRKETEVAWKVTADEVKARGYNLDFKNPHTVADDHGDPEELLQKLDAAEKDTANLRDQLKAILEKAMLR from the coding sequence ATGTCCGTCCGGAATACCGTCAAATCCATTCAAGACATCATGCGCCAGGACAGCGGAGTCGATGGCGATGCCCAACGCATCTCACAACTCTGCTGGATGTTCTTCCTCAAAATCATCGACGACCAGGATCAGGAACTGGAAATGATGCAGGAGGGCTACCGGTCGCCCATCCCGAAGAATTTCCAATGGCGCACCTGGGCCGCAAACCCCGAAGGCATCACCGGCGATGAACTCATGGCCTTCCTCAACGATGAACTCTTCCCCTCGCTCAAGGAACTCTCCGGCACGGCCAAGGACGGACGCCGCCGTGTCGTGCGGGATGTCTTCGAAGATGCCTACAACTACATGAAGTCCGGCCAGCTCATGCGCCAGGTCATCAACAAGATCGACGGCATCGATTTCAACAACCTCTCCGAACGCCAGCACTTCGGCGACATCTACGAGCAGATCTTGAATGACCTTCAAAGCGCGGGCAACGCGGGTGAATATTACACGCCTCGCGCCGTCACGGCCTTTATGGCCGATCGCATCGACCCGCACCCCGGCGAAATTCTCCTGGACCCCGCCTGCGGCACCGGCGGCTTTCTCACCTGCGCCCTCCGGCACATGCGCGACCGCTACGTCAAAACACCAAAGGAAGAGCAGAAAATGCAGCAGGCCCTGCGCGCCTGCGAGAAAAAACAGCTTCCGCACATGCTCTGCGTCACCAACATGCTCCTGCACGGCATCGACGACCCTTCCTTCGTCCGCCACGACAACACCCTGGCCCGGCCATATATCAGTTACGGCCAGTCCGACCGCGTAGACATCGTCCTCACCAATCCGCCCTTCGGCGGCAAAGAAGAAGACGGCATTGAAAGCAACTTCCCCAAACATTTTCAAACCCGCGAAACAGCGGACCTCTTCCTGGCCCTCATCGTGCGCCTGCTCAGATCCGGCGGCCGCGCCGCCGTCGTCCTGCCCGACGGCTCGCTCTTCGGCGAAGGCGTCAAAACGCGCCTCAAAGAACATCTCATGGAGGAATGCAACCTCCACACAATTGTCCGTCTCCCCAACAGCGTCTTTAAACCCTACGCCGGTATTGGCACGAATCTTTTGTTCTTCGAGAAGGGCGAGCCAACCAAGGATATCTGGTTCTACGAACACCGTATTCCCGATGGACAAAAAGCCTACTCGATGACCAGACCCATCCGTTTCGAGCATCTGAAACCCTGCATCGACTGGTGGGGCGGTGCGAAACGCAAAGGACGGAAGGAAACCGAAGTCGCCTGGAAGGTGACGGCCGATGAAGTCAAAGCCCGTGGCTACAACCTGGACTTCAAAAATCCCCACACCGTTGCCGACGACCACGGCGATCCCGAGGAACTGCTGCAAAAACTCGACGCAGCCGAAAAGGATACCGCTAATTTGCGTGATCAGCTCAAGGCCATTCTTGAGAAGGCCATGCTGCGATGA